TTGTTGTAGTCGTACTGGGTAACGCTGCGCAAGCTGACCAAACCACCGGTCGCGTTCCGCTTGCTCAGATTCACCTGATAGTTGTGCAGGTCTTGCTGGAAGAAACCATTCTCGCCGACGGTGAAGTTATTGATTCGGCGATCGTTCGATTCAAAGTAGGCGCCTGCGCCGAAGGTGGCGTCGAACGCACTCAAAGCGGCTTCTTCACCAAAGCGGCCATCGGTATAGACGATCGCGGGATCGTACATCGAGACAACCGCCTCAGGCGTTCGCAGCACACCGCCGAGATCTTTCATGACCTGCGAGTTTTGCAGAGCGAGCCGGATCGCTTCTTCCAGCGAGAGGTCCCAGTAGCCGTTGCGGAAGTCGATGTTCTCAGGCGTGATCGAATCGGGAGATTCTGGGATTTCCAGCCAGTCGTCTTCTTCGCAGACGTTCGGGGCAGGATCTTCGATCTTCAGACCACGGTTGGCGTACTCTGCGATCAGCGATTCGTCGTAGGCAGGAGGATCTGGACAGTCATAGCCCTTCCAGCACTGGTGCAGACAACCGCTACAGCATGTTGTCAGGCACGTGCTGAGGACCACCATCCATCGTGTGTAGCGACGGAGCATCGCTGCTATTCCCTCCTGGGTCGATCGTGCGGGGCTAACCGTTTGTCCACGGGAGCAAACAGTTATTGGGGGCGATTGGTGCGCGATCGGCTTGGGTTGGATCTGCCGCATAGGTCATTAGCACCACGCTTCTGGGTGAAACCCCACGTTCTTTTTCGGCAACGACTATCTGCAAACTCAATAAAACCCTTACTTTCTGAAGATCAGAAAGAAACACTACCACCGGCCCAGACGCTAGCGTCGATTGTTTTTGCCTTAGACTCTTCGTAATCGTTAAACTCGGCCGATGACGATAGCGTGACGGCGAAACCTAAGCCAGCTGATTGGAATGGTTTTGTCGATTGGTATACTCACGCTAAGTGGGAGACCCCAGCCCAGGGCAAGCCGAGGTCAAACACCTGCCAGATTCGCCCCGCAAGGTGGTGAATCGGACTCTGAACAAAAGGGGACATGCGAATGAATCCGGAACGCTGGGATTCGGAACCGTCGCGCGAGGGAGCATCGGATCAGCAATGGTCGTTGGATGATGTTCTGCGCCGCACGCAAGATTCCGGGCAAGCGGATGATGTTCTCGAGGTGATCGAAGAACTTCGCAAAAAGAACCCCAACGCTCAGCCGAGCGAGATCGACACGATGACCTATTTCGTGCTGGTCTATCTCAAGCGGCGCTACCCAGATCTGCCGCTGAAGAATGAGAAAGTCCTGACCATGGCCTCGACAATCGCCCAGTCGTTGCTCGAGGACCCGACGGCCGCCGAGCGGATGCGTACTCTATGGTCTCAATCGAGTTAGATCTATGTCTGCCGACGCGACCCAACTTGAGCAACGCATCCAAGAGAACCAAGGCCTGGTTATCTCGCTGGCGAAGTCAATCCATCGCAAATTGCCACCGCAGATCGGCATGGACGACCTGATCGCCTACGGACAATTGGGGCTGGCTGAAGCGGCCCAGTCGTTCGAGGAAGGGCGCGGAGCGAGCTTCTCGACCTTCGCGTACTATCGTGTTCGAGGGGCGATATACGACGGCATCTCGAAGATGAGCTGGAATTCGCATGCGGCTCGCATGCAGAACAAATACCAGCAGATGGCGGTCGATACGCTGGAAGCGGAGAGCACTCGGGGAGAACCTTCCCAGGCAAAAATCGAAGAAAATGCTCGATGGCTTGGCAACCTGACGGAAAAACTCGCGATTATCTACCTGGCCAGCCACGGCGAAGATACGCAAGACGCGATTCAAGCAGTTGCGGACGCTCGCGTGGAAAAACCTGACGAGCAACTCGAGAACGAAGAGATCCATCGGCTGCTGAAGAAACTGCTGCAAACCCTGGCTCCGCAAGAGCAAGAACTGATCCGGATGACCTACTACGAAGGGTTAAGTCTCAAGGAGGCGGCTGATCATCTTGGCAAAAGCAAGTCTTGGGCAAGCCGATTGCATCAAGCCATTCTCGAGCGTCTGGGTCGCGCTCTGCGTCAAACGACTTAGTCGTAAGCATTGGCCTGTTAAAGAGTAGCGATTTGCTCGATCGGAATCATTCCTGCTAGTGGGGAGTGCCGAGAGAATCAGAGAGGACGTCTGTGACGAATATGCGGCTGGCCAAATTTCAGCCTTATATTTTTGTTGAAACTCCTATTTTGACACTTATACTTTCGCGGCCATTTCGTTTACCAGTCTGTCCGAGATGAACTGCCATGGCATTCCCACAAGTCCTCGACGTCGAAACGTTGATCAATCCGATCTCGGATGAAAATCCGAGCGGTGTGGAGCTTCGTGGTTCGGAACATGCCAACGAGTTCTTCGACCTGCGCGAGATCTTCAATCAATCGAACAAAGCCGAGCGCGAGCTGCAAACGGCGATGGCCTTTCCGGATGAAGAGTTTCCGGACTTGAAGGATCCGCAGTGGGAAGAAGTTCGAGATCGCTCGATTCATGTCCTGACAAACTATTCCAAAGACGTATCGGTCGCTTCGTGGCTAATCGAAGCGGTCATGCGTTTGGATGGCATCGCCGGGCTGCGGGATGGTTTCAAAGTGATGCAGGAAATCTGCCGTCGCTATTGGGATAGCATCCACCCGCAGCCTGACGAAGACGAAGGCTATGCCGAGACGGTCTCGCAACTGACCGGCCTGACCAGCGAACGAACGTTCGGCGTGTTGGATGCGTTGCCACTGACCAGCGGTGGAGGGGGGAGCTACTCCCTCTTTGACTTCAACGAAGCCAACCGTATCGAAGGGATGCCCACGGAAGAGCGTCAACGGCGAATCACGGAAGGGGCGATCGAACGAAACACGTTTGACGAGTCGTTCCGCGCTACGCCTCGCGAACACTTTAATGATGTGCTCGAAGATCTCGACACTATCATCGACACAATCCGCGACCTGGCGACTTACCTCGACGAACGTTGCGTCCGCAACTCGTTTGGCGAAGATACCTCGCCGTCGATGACCTCGTTTCGTCAGAAGCTTGAGGCGACCCGATCGACCGTACAACAACTGATTTCCGAGCTTTTGCTCGAGGAAGCAACGCCGGCCGTGGAAGAAACTGCGCAGGAAGGCGAAGCTACACAAGACCAACCCAAGGTGGTTGCGGGGGCGATCCAGTCGCGAACCGACGCCATCAAACTGATTCGCAAGGCGGCCGAGTACTTCCGCAAGACCGAGCCGCAATCGTTCATTCACTTCAAACTCGAGCAAGCCGCGCGATGGGCCGAGATGCCTTTTCCGGAACTGCTCAAAGAGTTGTTGCGTGACGATTCTGCGATGGGGGAATTGCATCGTCGTACAGGTATTCCGATACCAGACGACGAGGGTGGATATTAATGGATTTCCAATAATATCTCTGACAGTTTGATTGTAATCTGACATCAATTCCCTGAAATTGAGGTCAGGTTAAGTTGGGGCAAAAACTTGGCCGGTAACGATGCGTGCTGACCAGATTAGCTGCGAATCCTATTTCACAACGCATTGCTATAAGAACTGACATTGGGGGGAAACGATGGCTGAAAGTTATCAAAAGAGGCTCAATCGCGTCCGCAAGCCTCGCGTCCACATCACTTACGATGTGGAAACGGGCGATGCCATGGAGAAGAAAGAGCTGCCATTTGTGGTTGGGGTGATGGGAGATTTCTCCGGCAACCCAGCCGAAAAGATGGAACCGCTCAAGGATCGCAAGTTCGTTCAGATCGATCGCGACAACTTCGACGACGTGATGAAGCGATTCCGCCCCGAACTGAATATGCGCGTCGACAACACGTTGGCGGACGATGGTTCGCAAATGGCCGTCAACTTGAAGTTCCAATCGATGGACGACTTCAGCCCAGCTAACGTTGCCAAGCAGATCGAACCCCTCAAAAAGCTGCTCGCAACGCGTGACAATCTGCGTGACCTGTTGACCAAGATCGATCGCAGCGACGACCTGGAAACCTTGCTGGAACAGGTTATGAACGACGCCGGACAGCTCAAGAAATTGGCTGGTGAACTGGGCGTCCAAGATTCGGGTGATGCTGACAAAGGGGATGCATAGTCATGAGTGCCGGTGAACAACAATCCGCTCAAGCAGCGGCCCAAAACGTAGAAGCAACCAGCCTCCTGGATGCTGCGATCACAGCGACCAAGCAGACCGAACAGCCTCGCGCGAAAGAGCTGATTCAGACGCTGGTCGAAGAAGCGATGAAGGGGACGGTTACCTTCGACAAAGATATTATCCGGACGATCAACCAAGGGATCGCCGCGATCGACGAAGCGGTCTCGACCCAGTTGGCGACGGTCATGCATCACCCAGAGTTTCAAAAGCTGGAAGGTAGCTGGCGTGGCCTGAACTACCTGGTCAGCAACAGCGAAACGGGCGAGATGCTGAAGCTGCGTGTCTTGAACGCAACGAAGAAGGATCTCTCGAAAGATCTGGAACGTGCTGTCGAGTTCGATCAAAGCACCACCTTCAAAAAGATCTACGAAAGCGAATTCGGCCTGGCCGGTGGTACGCCTTATGGCGCACTGATCGGCAACTACGAATGGGATAACACCCCAGACGATATTGCCGCCTTGGAGAAGATGTCAGGCGTGGCCGCGTCGGCGTTCGCCCCGTTTTTGACTGCTCCGAGCGCAAGCTTCTTCGGGTTTGACGACTGGGAAGAGCTCTCGCGTCCACGCGACCTGGCGAAGATCTTCGACTCGCAAGAGTACATCAAGTGGAACGCGTTCCGTCAGTCGGAAGACTCGCGGTTCGTAACCATGTGCATGCCACGCACGCTGGCTCGCTTGCCTTACGGTGCGGCGACCAAGCCAATCGACGAGTTCGATTTTGAAGAAGTCGAAACCGGTCCTGGTGGTCAGCCAATCGAAGTCGATCACGAAGAATACTGCTGGATGAACACAGCGTTCGTCATGGGTGCCAAGCTGACCGACGCGTTTGCGAAGACGGGGTGGTGCACGGCGATCCGCGGTGTCGAAAACGGCGGTAAGGTCGAAGGCCTGCCGGTGCACGTGTTCAAGAGCAGCGATGGCGACTCAGGTATCAAGTGCCCAACCGAAGTGGCGATCACCGATCGTCGCGAAGCGGAACTGAGCAAGCTGGGCTTCCTGTCGCTCTGCCATTTCAAAGATACCGACTACTCGGTCTTCTTTGGTGGTCAGACCACGCAGCGGCCAAAGCAGTACCATGAACCAGACGCCACAGCCAACGCCGAGATTTCGGCTCGCTTGCCGTACATCATGGCTTCGTCCCGTTTCGCTCACTACTTGAAGGTGATCGCACGCGACAAGATCGGTTCGTTCATGGAACGCGACGACTGCGAACGCTGGTTGAACGACTGGATTCACAACTACGTCTGTGCCGACAAGAGCCCAAGTGCCGAAGTCAAGGCGCGTCTGCCTTTGGCCGAAGCACGGGTCGAAGTCACCGAAATGCCTGGCAAGCCAGGTTCGTACAACGCGGTGGCCTACTTGCGTCCATGGCTGCAGATGGAAGAGTTGACCACCTCGCTTCGCATGGTGGCCAGCATTCCGCAAAAGGCTGGCTAATGCACGCCTGCTGAGCAATCCAAGAGGCACATTGGGGAACGAACTCTTTTGTGCCTCTTTTTATATCGACTCCTCTGCGCGATGTTGCCATGCCTGCTGAGTTTCCAACGCAACCTGAAGAGCTCGCTCAACCTCTGCTGGAAGAGGTAACGCAGGCAGTTCCGCAGGATGCGCCGACGGAAACCACCGGGCCAATCTCGATTCTGGACTGGATTGTCGACAGTGAACATGTCGCGGAAGCGGGGCAAGCTTCGCATCGCTGGGACGAGTTCATGACGGCGACCACTATCTACGAGCGGCTGCTTGCCTGGCTCGGCAAAGTGGATGGGCTCTCGAAAAAGTCGCTCGTTCGCCGACTGAATGCCGACGTCGCTCAGATCGATCAATGGCTCAACGATCAACTGAATGCGATTCTGCACCATCCCAAGTTTCAGAAGCTGGAAGCCTCGTGGCGGGGGCTGCAATATCTGACCGACATGGTCGATGAAGAGGCTGATCGTCAGCAGGTCCATGTGCGCGTATTGAACGCCAGTTGGAAAGATGTCGAACGCGACATGGAACGAGCGATCGAGTTCGACGCCAGTGAGCTGTTCAAAAAAATCTATGAAGAAGAATTTGGTACGGCTGGTGGCAAGCCATTTGGGGTGATGATCGGCGATTATCACATTCATCCGCAGCCGACCAAGCATCATCCTCATCGCGATATCGACACGCTGCAAGGCCTGGCAGGGATCGCGGCCGCTTCGTTCTGTCCGTTCATCGCCGGGGCCAGTTCCTCGATGTTTGGCCTGGACGATTTCAGCGGGATCGAACATGTCGAGAACCTTCGTTCCGGGTTCGACCAGGCCGAGTTCACCCAATGGCATGCCTTCCGCAAATCAGAAGATGCCCGGTTTGTCGGGCTGGTGATGCCGAAGGTCCTGATGCGTTTGCCCTACGAGACCTTCGATGCCCGGGCCGACGGCTTTTGCTTCCGCGAAGAAGTCGCCGGACGCGATCGACGAAATTATTTGTGGGGCAACGCTGCCTATGCTTTCGCGGAAGTATTGATCCGCGCCTATTCCGATTGCGGATGGCTGGCGCAGATTCGTGGTGTTCAGCGAAACGTGGTGGGGGGCGGATTGGTCAGCCGCTTGCCGGTTCACTACTTCGGGACCGATCGCGAAGGGATCGCTCCGAAAGCTTCGACCGATTGTATTGTTAGTGATCGACAAGAGGCGGAACTGGCCAACCTCGGTTTCATTCCGCTGACCCATTGTCACGATACCGAACTGAGCGCGTTCTATTCCAATCAAACGGTTCAGTTGCCAAAGAGATACGAAGAGCCCGAAGCGACGCAGAACGCGAAGATCTCGAGCATGTTGCAGTACATCCTCTGCACCTCACAATTCGCCCATGCGTTGAAGGTGATCGCACGTGACAAGGTCGGTACCTTCGAGAGTCGCGAGGCGATCGAACGGTTTCTCAATGATTGGATTCACGACTATGTGACCCCAGATCAGAAGGCGAAGCCCGAAACAAAGGCGGCCCGGCCACTGCGTCAGGCCGAGATCTCATTGCGAGACGACCCTGGTAAGCCTGGCTCGTACCACTGCACCTTCAAGTTATGGCCTCATTATCAACTGGATGACCTGGTCGCTTCGATTCGCATGAAGACCACCATCGAAGGCCGCCGACAATAAACGTAAACCCTCTGCATACTGCGGATTAACTGCGAGAGCCCTCCATGACCATCGGTGAGAAGCTAAAGAACGGACAGCTCGACGACGCAATTGACGAGGCGATTGCCGACGTCAAGAAGCAGCCGATGCAATGGGACCTGCGAATTGCGATGGCTCAACTGCTATGTCTGCGAGGCGATTTGCAGCGAGCCGACGGGCATCTGGAAACGGCCCAGATTCAAACCCCCGATGCGATCCTGCGAATCTCGATGTATCGGCAGATGATCCGGGGCGAGATGACTCGGAACGAATGCTGGGACGACGGACGTACGCCTGACCTGATGCAAGGTCAGGAACCGACCCCGCTGATCGAAAAGAACCTGCGATTGCTGTTGGCCCTGCGAGATGGCAACCTGTCCGAGGCCGCAACCTTGGCTGGCGAAATCGAGGAAGAACGCCCGCTCGTCAAGGGAACGTGCGATGGGGTCCCCTTTGAAGATCTACGAGACCAGGACGACCGCACTGCGTTCTTCTTCGAGACGATTACCAGCAACGGAAAGTACTTCTGGATTCCGTTCGACGAGATCGAATCGATCGAATTCCATCCGCCGGAACAGCCTTCCGACTTGATCTGGCGCCGAGCCACCATGAGTGCCTACGGTCAAGAAGGGGACGTCTTCCTCAATGCGTTGTACCCCGGCAGCTCGCAAAGCGACGACCTGACACAGAAGCTTGGCCAAAGCACGGACTGGCTCGGGCAAGAAGGAGAGCCTGGTCGTGGCCTGGGGCAGCGAATGTTCTGGCTGGGTGAAGACGAGAAGTCGATTATGGAAATCAGCACGCTGACTTTCAGCAAATAGCCACGGCTTTCCAGGGAGTACGCATGTCGAAGGGAGAAGAGGATCAGCCGTTGATGCCGTCCGTATTCGATCGCTTGATCGATTACGAACCGTTCAACGCGCGGGAAACACCTCGTTCGCAAACCCAGACCATGCGTGAGATCCGCGAGTCGGTGATGCGGGATCTCGAGAACTTGCTGAATACGCGTTGGCGCTGCATGAACTGGCCGCCAGAAAAGGGGACGCTTGACGGCTCGCTGGTGAATTACGGCATTCCAGATTTTTCTTCGATTGATCTCAGCTCGGACATGGATCTGGAAACGCTACGAGAGGCGATCGAGTTTGCGATTCGCACCTACGAGACACGGTTCGTTTCGGTCGAGGTCGAACTCTCGCCGAAGCTTAAGAAAGAGGATCGTTTGCTGCAGTTTGTCATTCGTGCGGAACTGTATGCCACGCCTGCTCCGGAACCGATTGTGTTTGATTCGACGTTGGAGCCTTCGGATCAGTTATTTCATGTGAAACGGAAGGATCGATGAGCGACGAACTGCTCGAGTTTTATCGTCGTGAGCGTGCTTACCTGCTCGATCAGGGAAAAAGCTTCGCCGAGGCCAATCCGAAGATCGCCAGTCGACTCGGACTAGGGGGCGACGATTTCAAAGATCCGCACGTTGGGCGACTGATCGAATCGTTCGCGTACTTGAACGCACGCACGCGTTTGAAGCTGGAAGACGACTTCCCCGAGATCGCCGCGTCGATGCTCGAGGTTCTCTTCCCGCATTTGCTGCGGCCGATTCCTTCGATGTCGATCGTGCAGTTCGGTTTGGATCGAGCCCAGGTCGAAGCGTTCGACGGCTTCACGGTCGCTCGTGGAACGAGCCTCGAAACGGAACAGATCGACGGCGATCCTTGTCGCTTCCGGACCTGCTATCCGGTGACCTGTTGGCCAATCGAGATTACCGACGTCCGCATGATGAGCCATCCGTTCGAGGCTCCGGCGACCGCTTACAATACCGACTCGACCGCGATGATTCGCATTCGAGCCAAGACCTTTTCGACCAACACGCAGCTCAATCAGTTGAACCTGAAGACGCTGCGGTTCTACATCAAAGAACAGGCCCCGTATAAGTACGACCTTTACGAGCTGCTGATGACTTCGGTCGTAGGCGTGGCTGCCGCTCGCAACCCGAAGGCTCCGGACTGCCAGTTGCTTGGTACCCGCTGTATCGAGCCGGTCGGTTTTCAGCGTGACGAAGGGATGTTCGACTATCCGGCCCGGTCGTTTATCGGCTATCGGATGCTGACGGAATTCTTCACGTTTCCCGATAAGTTTCTGTTCTTCGATTTGCAGCTTGGCAACTGCCTGAAGAAGATCAGCGGCGAAGAAGTCGAGTTTTATATCTTCCTGAAGGAAACCAACGCCGACCTGGAACGCCGCTTGTCGGCCGAGAACCTGCGGATCGGTTGTACGCCGATCACGAATCTCTATCGCCAGGAAGCCGAACCGATCCGGCTGACGCACCAGCAAACCGAGTATCACGTCATTCCGGACTCGCGTCGGCCGTTTGCCAACGAGATCTATTCGATCGACGAAGTCACGGCGGTCTCGCAAGATAATCGCGAAGTTCCGTATCACCCGTTCTACTCGTTCAAGCATGCTTCGCAGTCGCGAGAAGCAGGGACCTATTGGCATGCGACGCGGCGTCCCAATCCTGGCGGACGCGAGGTGAACGACGAAGGAACCGAGCTCTTCATGTCGATTGTCGATCTCGACTTTCAGCCCAGCAGCCCGGCCCAGTGGAGCCTGCATGCCGAGTTGACTTGCTTTAATCGGGATCTGCCAGAACGCCTTCCGTTTGGGGGCGATCAGCCAAAGCTTTATATGTCGGGGCTGGCCCCGGTGACGAAGATTCGTTGCTTGTTGCCACCCACGCCGACACGTCGTCCTGACATCGAACAGGGCATTCGCTGGCGATTAATTTCCCACCTCTCGTTGAACCATCTGTCGTTGATCGAAGATGAAGAAGGTTCGCACGCCTTGCGAGAAATATTGAGCTTGTACGACTACGTCAACTCGAATGTCAGCCAGGCCTTTGTCGAAGGGATCAAAGGCATCGAGGGCGAACCATGCACGGCCCGGGTCAAGACACCCAATGGAACGGTCTTCTGCCGTGGGACGCGCGTTCATCTGACTTTCGACTCGTCGCGATTTTCAGGCGGCGGCATGTTTTTGATGGCAAGTGTGCTGGAGCGTTTCTTCGCGCTTTACTGCACGATCAATTCATTCACCCAGACGGTCATCCATGACGAGACCGGCAAGGAGATTCATCGTTGGGCACCGAGGGCCGGCGAAAACGTGCTGCTGTAGCCAGCCGACTGATGGAGAAGCCGTATCAGTTCGACTTTTTCCAGGCAATGCGAATGCTGGAAAAGGTCGCGCAGGAAGATCCGGCGACGTTCGCCCAGTGGCAACCCGTGGGCGAAGATGGACCGCCTCAGCGAGAGCTGGTGCAGTTGAAGGTATTGTGTGCGCGGACGTTCCCTGCAAGCGAGGTCACGTCGATCATTCGTCGACGTCCCGACCCCGAGCATGGCCATGCCGACGGCGAATCTCCCTTCGTCATGACAACCACCTTCATGGGACTGTTCGGTGCCCAAGGCGTGATGCCGCTGCACTACACGCAAACGGTTTTGGATCGTGTTCGTCGGAAAGATTACGCCCTGCGTGACTTTCTCGACCTGTTCCACCACCGGATCTTGTCGCTGTTTTATCGAGCGTGGGAGAAGTACCGCTTTCCCATCGCCTTCGAGCGAGCTCGACGAGTCTCGCGGAACCCGAAGCAACTTGATCTCTTCACGCAGATCTTGTACTCACTGGTTGGCATGGGAACCGATGGCATTCGCCAGCGGCAGCAAATCAACGACGAAACGTTTCTGTACTATGCCGGGCACTTCGCCCACACGCCAAGATCGGCCTTGGGGCTGCAGCAGATCCTGGAAGACTATTTCGCCTTCGAGGTCGTCGTGCAGCAGTACGCCGGGCATTGGTTGTACATCGACCCGGCCGATCAATCGCGATTGCCTGACGCGGCAGGGCTGTTGGGTGGCAACAATCGCCTCGGCGAAGAGACCGTCATTGGTCACCGCATGTGGAACTGCGAAACGCGTTTCCGTTTGCGAATTGGCCCGGTCGACTACCAGCAGTATCAAAAGCTGATGCCCAGTGGAGATCAACTGGGTGAAGTCGCCCAGCTCACGCGAACCTATGTCGGCAATTCGCTCGACTTCGATATGCAGTTGGTGCTGAAGAAAACGGAGGTGCCTCCGTGCATTCTAGGTAGCGAAGAGTCGCCTTGCTTCCTGGGTTACAACATGTGGCTTCGTAACGACGAGTTTCAAGAGGACGTCGAAGACGCCGTGTTTCAGCACGCAGGCTACCCCGAGAAAAAGTCCGCCTAAGTCGCGACGAAACCTGGCCGAGAGGTTCTCGGCGCCAGCCTTGATGAACCAACCTGACAGACATTCAGAGATTCAGTGGAAAGGGATCGACCAGCCATGGCATCCGTGAACTTGAAATCGTTGGTAGGAAAGCTCAACGGAACCTGTCGACGCACGCTCGAAGGGGCGGCCGGTTTGTGCTTGTCGCGAACCAATTACAACGTCGAAGTCGAGCATTGGCTGACCAAGATCCTGGAAACCCCCAACACCGATCTCGACGCGATCTTGCGGAACTACGAGATCGACGCGAGCAAGCTGCTGGCCGAACTGACCCGGGCGATGGACAAGCTGAAGACGGGCAACGCTCGTCCGCCGGCGCTTAGTCAAACGGTCGTCGATCTGGCTCGCGATGCCTGGCTGATTGCCTCGGTCGATTACCTGGAGCCTTCCGTGCGGACAGGGCACCTCGTGATTGCCATGCTTTCCGATCGGATCACCGCCCAGTCGGTCTTGTCGAGTTGCCCCGAGCTGGAAAAGATCAGCCTGGAAGATTTGAAGCAG
This genomic window from Bremerella sp. JC817 contains:
- the tssG gene encoding type VI secretion system baseplate subunit TssG, encoding MGTEGRRKRAAVASRLMEKPYQFDFFQAMRMLEKVAQEDPATFAQWQPVGEDGPPQRELVQLKVLCARTFPASEVTSIIRRRPDPEHGHADGESPFVMTTTFMGLFGAQGVMPLHYTQTVLDRVRRKDYALRDFLDLFHHRILSLFYRAWEKYRFPIAFERARRVSRNPKQLDLFTQILYSLVGMGTDGIRQRQQINDETFLYYAGHFAHTPRSALGLQQILEDYFAFEVVVQQYAGHWLYIDPADQSRLPDAAGLLGGNNRLGEETVIGHRMWNCETRFRLRIGPVDYQQYQKLMPSGDQLGEVAQLTRTYVGNSLDFDMQLVLKKTEVPPCILGSEESPCFLGYNMWLRNDEFQEDVEDAVFQHAGYPEKKSA